TTGGGCCCGGGCCGTGTCGTAAGGCTCCATGAGGCAACCCCCGGAACCCCCTACCTTCGATACGGCCTCCCTACGACAAGCAAGGGGCGAAAGGGTGCTTTTCGTTTCCTGGCCGCGAACCGCAAGGACAAGTCCTAGGTTCTGAAAACATGGGGCGCACTGCAGTCCGATGGGTTTGTTCCCGGGCTTGGACTAGGATTTGGTCATTTCGTCGCTCAAAGAAATCGCCCAAGTCCTGCGCAACGTGTCGCCGGTCGCCCACCGGTCTGTAATTCCTACAGACCGAAAGCCGCCCGGCGGCTTCGCCGCGGCCGCCTGGACCCGAAGAAATGCGCCCGGCTCCAGGCTTCGCGCTGGCGGCCGCTGGCGGCTACCCGGCGACCTGGGCAATTAGGCCGTTCATGCTTCCTATCGTCGGCCAAGCCTTGAGGTTTCTGTCCCCGCGCGGCTATCATCAAAAAAGATGACTACGCGACGAAGTGGACTAAAAATATGGTTCGGGTCGCGGGTTTGTACTCTCCTACTCCTGTCAATGGCCGTGAGCTGCGACGACGCAACACTGATCCAGGGCAGCAACCCCACCTGGCAGAACTGGACCGGAAATCTGGTATATGCAGCGACCCGCAGTGGCGAAGCCTACTATTTTCGACCCGCGAGTCTCGGCGAACTGCGTGAAATTCTCGATAGGCGGCCGGCGGGCATAGGACTTCGGGTTTCGGGGCAACGGCATTCGCAACCGCCGCTCGTGCTTCCAGACGATCGAGAAGGCCCAGAAACAGCCAGCGTCTGGATCATCGACATGTCCTGTTACGCAGACCTTGGGCCGAGCGGGCGAGAGAACATCTTGCTGGGACCCGGTCCCAATCAGGTCACGGTCAATACAGGGGTTCTGGAGGACACCGTCGCGGCTTTTGTCGCCGCAAACGACAAGATTCTTTCCACCGTGACGGCTGGCGGATTCTTCAGCCTGGGCGGGATCACGGCCGTGGATGTTCTGGGTTCCACGATCGATGCCCCCATCTTCCCCGAGACCGCCAGTGCATTTACTCTCGTTGGCCCCGACGGCCGTGAGGAGTACATCGACGCGAGCACACCTGGCGTCGACGGATTTTCAGCACTGCAATTCGCGCGAGTGTCCTTGGGAACTCTCGGCGTGGCGACTTCGGTCACACTCGACGTGAAAGACCGACCATTCGCCACAAGCCTACGGTCCGGCACGGAACGCCATCAACTGACCACCGAGAGCGCCTTCGTCGAACGTTACCGCCAACTGGTTCGGGATCATGACCGGCTGGAATCCTTCTACAACCCGTATTCGCAAGAATTCCTGGTGCTCTGGTGGGACATCGTGGATCCGGT
The Candidatus Binatia bacterium DNA segment above includes these coding regions:
- a CDS encoding D-arabinono-1,4-lactone oxidase, whose amino-acid sequence is MSCDDATLIQGSNPTWQNWTGNLVYAATRSGEAYYFRPASLGELREILDRRPAGIGLRVSGQRHSQPPLVLPDDREGPETASVWIIDMSCYADLGPSGRENILLGPGPNQVTVNTGVLEDTVAAFVAANDKILSTVTAGGFFSLGGITAVDVLGSTIDAPIFPETASAFTLVGPDGREEYIDASTPGVDGFSALQFARVSLGTLGVATSVTLDVKDRPFATSLRSGTERHQLTTESAFVERYRQLVRDHDRLESFYNPYSQEFLVLWWDIVDPVEKTPNLVKQVTSACRDGRDGIYGATLLPTDAEESVEELAKKTQFGGDRAKAEELISLAFSAVESQVAAANKEYSDLWLSEAAQTLFMSYYVELPAFDDAGLAKVWRSLQAVRANLSSEFLVAGPLEFRFVRAGQTALAATYSDREGSRFVNLDLIAFVETMPSSAYAPGLLQFFANVERDWIGLGGWPHNGKMYGFSAPSQATGFSTPFNPDFVAAVSQRRGVRLSAFEKFRSLRDPEGVFCNDFVRNLLLCR